The proteins below come from a single Thermococcus sp. genomic window:
- a CDS encoding DUF167 domain-containing protein, whose amino-acid sequence MAKFLKETKEGTLLLIYVQPKAKKNAIEGIDEWRGRLKVKVKAPPVEGKANREVVKFLSKLLGVEVSILRGETGREKDLFVKGLSAEDVKKRLGLWWVMI is encoded by the coding sequence ATGGCGAAGTTCCTTAAGGAGACGAAGGAAGGGACGCTCCTTCTCATCTACGTCCAGCCGAAGGCGAAGAAGAACGCGATCGAGGGGATAGACGAATGGCGTGGCCGATTGAAGGTCAAGGTAAAGGCCCCACCCGTTGAGGGAAAGGCGAACAGGGAGGTGGTCAAGTTCCTCTCCAAGCTACTCGGTGTGGAGGTCAGCATCCTGAGGGGGGAAACGGGCAGGGAAAAAGACCTGTTCGTGAAGGGACTCAGCGCGGAAGATGTAAAGAAGAGGCTGGGACTTTGGTGGGTTATGATTTAA
- the glyS gene encoding glycine--tRNA ligase — protein MGEKPDKYEVLQDLMRRRGFAWGSFEIYGGARGFYDYGPLGATIKRKIEQKIREAFQREGFFELETPDITPEKVFIASGHVDKFVDPLVECKKCGSRFRADHLVEEALNIDTEGMSAEHLTEMIKEHGIKCPECGGELSEVWYFNLMFETKIGPYGDQKGYLRPETAQGIFVNFRRLNAFARNKLPFGVFQIGKAYRNEISPRQGMLRLREFTQAEAEIFFNPKETEHPHFDEVKAEVLRLYPIEHQLKNLGMVEMTAEEAVKKGYVLNTFFAYYMVMVKRVLLDIGIPEKAIRFRQQLPEERAHYSSDTWDVEIHSERFGWVECVGIAYRGDYDLSKHMKMSGADLTVLIHYDEPKIVKRLKVGLNMKRVGPKLKKDAKRINELIQSWDEEKLRNLVDVLERDGRITIEGYELEKDDFIIKEVEEKITGEKIVPHVLEPSFGIDRPFYLLLENSLVIEEDRTYLKLKKDMAPIEVAVLPLVAKEPLKGIAYDVFRTLQKAGFIAVYDEKDTIGRRYLRYDEIGTPYCVTIDNQTPEDGTVTIRDRDTREQVRVKIEELPGKLRELIFGS, from the coding sequence ATGGGAGAGAAGCCCGATAAGTACGAAGTTCTTCAGGACTTGATGAGGAGGAGAGGCTTTGCCTGGGGCAGTTTTGAAATCTACGGTGGTGCGAGGGGTTTTTACGATTACGGTCCTCTTGGAGCGACGATAAAGAGAAAAATCGAGCAGAAAATTCGCGAGGCCTTCCAGAGGGAGGGCTTCTTTGAGCTGGAGACCCCCGATATAACGCCCGAGAAGGTTTTCATTGCGAGCGGTCACGTTGACAAGTTTGTTGACCCGCTGGTCGAGTGTAAGAAGTGCGGGTCAAGGTTCAGGGCAGACCATCTCGTCGAGGAGGCCCTCAACATTGACACGGAGGGAATGAGCGCCGAGCACCTCACCGAGATGATAAAGGAACACGGCATAAAATGCCCCGAGTGCGGCGGCGAGCTTTCGGAGGTCTGGTACTTCAACCTCATGTTCGAGACCAAAATCGGCCCCTACGGCGACCAGAAGGGCTACCTGAGGCCGGAGACGGCGCAGGGCATCTTCGTGAACTTCAGGCGCCTCAACGCCTTCGCGAGGAACAAGCTCCCCTTCGGCGTCTTCCAGATTGGAAAGGCCTATCGCAACGAGATTTCACCAAGGCAGGGGATGTTGAGGTTAAGGGAGTTCACGCAGGCGGAAGCGGAGATATTCTTCAACCCGAAGGAGACGGAACATCCCCACTTCGACGAGGTCAAGGCCGAGGTTCTCAGGCTATATCCGATAGAGCACCAGCTCAAGAACCTTGGAATGGTGGAGATGACCGCCGAGGAGGCCGTGAAGAAGGGCTACGTCCTGAACACCTTCTTCGCATACTACATGGTCATGGTCAAGCGCGTTCTCCTCGACATAGGCATCCCCGAGAAGGCGATACGCTTCCGCCAGCAGCTGCCAGAGGAAAGGGCGCATTACTCGAGCGACACGTGGGACGTGGAGATACACAGCGAGCGCTTCGGCTGGGTGGAGTGCGTTGGCATAGCCTACCGCGGAGACTACGACCTCAGCAAGCACATGAAGATGAGCGGGGCTGACCTGACCGTCCTCATCCACTACGACGAGCCGAAGATAGTCAAGCGCCTCAAAGTGGGACTCAACATGAAGCGCGTCGGGCCGAAGCTCAAGAAGGACGCCAAGAGGATAAACGAGCTTATCCAGAGCTGGGACGAGGAGAAGCTCAGGAACCTGGTGGATGTGCTGGAGAGGGACGGCAGGATAACCATCGAGGGCTACGAGCTTGAGAAGGACGACTTCATCATCAAAGAGGTCGAGGAGAAGATAACCGGCGAGAAGATAGTGCCTCACGTCCTTGAACCCAGTTTCGGTATTGACAGGCCCTTTTACCTGCTCCTTGAGAACTCTCTGGTTATCGAGGAGGACAGGACTTACCTCAAACTCAAGAAGGACATGGCCCCGATAGAGGTCGCAGTTCTGCCCCTCGTCGCCAAGGAACCGCTCAAAGGCATAGCCTACGACGTCTTCAGAACCCTCCAGAAGGCTGGCTTCATAGCGGTATACGACGAGAAGGACACGATAGGGAGGCGCTATCTGAGGTACGATGAAATAGGAACGCCCTACTGCGTAACTATCGACAACCAGACGCCGGAGGACGGCACTGTGACAATCCGCGACCGCGACACGAGGGAGCAGGTGAGGGTGAAGATCGAGGAGCTGCCCGGGAAGCTGAGGGAGCTGATCTTCGGGAGTTAA
- a CDS encoding 50S ribosomal protein L37e, with protein MGSGTAPKGRRNHTPTHIKCRRCGRRAYNVKKGYCASCGFGRSRRMRKYSWSHKWRKKRNLL; from the coding sequence ATGGGAAGCGGGACTGCACCGAAGGGCAGGAGGAACCACACTCCAACTCACATCAAGTGCAGGCGCTGTGGAAGGCGCGCCTACAACGTCAAGAAGGGCTACTGCGCCTCGTGCGGCTTCGGCAGGAGCAGGCGCATGAGGAAGTACAGCTGGTCCCACAAGTGGAGGAAGAAGAGGAACCTCCTCTGA
- a CDS encoding DUF402 domain-containing protein produces the protein MPARIHLIYRRIPNRVLERDDEVVADLGDVIVAKSTFSGMLAPLKVNGVKVVDNGYNMLYFAFVGKNYDVLKVYDREGNFKGLYIDVLAYTKREGDTLEMLDLFLDIFVFPHGDTFLIDEDELEMALNYGLIDKETFDFAYSIAGEILERLKRGEFPPKIVWEYEWRD, from the coding sequence ATGCCAGCCAGAATCCACCTCATCTACCGCCGCATTCCCAACCGCGTTCTGGAGCGAGATGACGAGGTAGTTGCGGATTTGGGCGACGTCATCGTCGCTAAGTCAACCTTCTCCGGCATGCTCGCCCCGCTCAAGGTGAACGGCGTGAAGGTGGTAGACAACGGCTACAACATGCTCTACTTCGCTTTTGTTGGTAAAAACTACGACGTCCTAAAGGTTTACGACAGGGAAGGGAACTTCAAGGGGCTCTACATCGACGTTCTGGCCTACACGAAGAGGGAAGGGGACACGCTTGAGATGCTCGACCTCTTCCTGGATATCTTTGTCTTTCCGCACGGGGATACCTTCCTAATCGACGAGGACGAGCTTGAGATGGCCCTGAACTACGGGTTGATTGACAAAGAAACCTTCGACTTTGCCTACTCCATAGCCGGGGAAATACTCGAAAGGCTTAAGCGCGGGGAGTTTCCTCCGAAAATCGTGTGGGAGTACGAGTGGAGGGATTGA
- a CDS encoding DUF86 domain-containing protein: MEAIGRIEEYTSGYTFETFINDKKTVDAVLRNLEIIGEAARNIPDEVRERYPSVPWRRIVGLRNVVIHHYFGVDLSVVWVIVSSQLEELKEEIEKIVEGEC, from the coding sequence TTGGAGGCTATAGGTCGGATAGAAGAGTACACCAGCGGCTACACCTTTGAAACCTTCATTAACGACAAGAAAACGGTCGATGCCGTCCTGAGAAACCTCGAAATCATTGGAGAGGCTGCGAGAAATATTCCAGACGAGGTGAGGGAGAGATATCCCTCGGTTCCTTGGAGGAGAATCGTCGGCCTTAGAAACGTTGTCATTCATCACTACTTCGGCGTTGACCTCTCAGTAGTATGGGTTATCGTGAGTTCCCAGCTTGAGGAATTAAAAGAAGAAATCGAGAAAATCGTTGAGGGGGAGTGTTAA
- a CDS encoding nucleotidyltransferase family protein encodes MTKKLEEIEAILRKHKGELRERFGVSSIAIFGSYARGEETELSDVDILVEFERPIGWEIVDLRDYLEELLGLPVDLITKNAAMSRRELWEHIKEDLVYV; translated from the coding sequence ATGACAAAGAAGCTTGAGGAAATCGAAGCCATTCTCCGGAAGCACAAGGGAGAGCTCAGGGAACGCTTCGGGGTTAGCTCAATAGCCATATTCGGCTCCTACGCCCGGGGCGAAGAGACCGAGCTGAGCGACGTGGACATACTCGTCGAGTTTGAAAGGCCCATAGGGTGGGAGATAGTTGACCTCAGGGACTACTTGGAGGAACTCCTCGGCCTGCCTGTAGATTTAATTACAAAAAACGCCGCCATGAGCAGAAGAGAACTGTGGGAACACATTAAGGAGGACTTGGTCTATGTCTAA
- a CDS encoding LSm family protein gives MAERPLDVIHRSLDKDVLVLLKRGSEFRGRLIGYDIHLNVVLADAALIQDGEVVKKYGKIVIRGDNVLAISPVEIE, from the coding sequence ATGGCGGAAAGACCACTTGATGTTATTCACAGGTCGCTCGACAAGGACGTGCTCGTGCTCCTGAAGAGGGGTTCCGAGTTCAGGGGTAGGCTCATCGGTTACGACATCCACCTGAACGTCGTCCTCGCCGATGCTGCCCTCATTCAGGACGGCGAGGTCGTGAAGAAGTACGGTAAAATCGTTATCAGGGGAGACAACGTTCTGGCCATTTCCCCTGTCGAGATTGAGTGA
- a CDS encoding alpha-amylase family glycosyl hydrolase, protein MRKTGLLIVLLLLISIASGCISQSQQAPADTTPQPPSPTTTSPALTPTSTYSEPEVAELKLPAGNYTAIYTGTGKSCPSGRTPVTFTYNPGKGTVTSVSLRGSFNDWAEWPMKEENGTWSTTVCLRPGRYEYKYFIDGQWVKDMSDDGTGRPYDPEADGYAPDGYGGKNAVRVVEGDVGFYVEFNPGDPAYLSVADNRTVVRFEAKRDTVGSAVLVTDRGNYTMKLQVWWDSGEMWRAEVPFVEPMRYYLVVNSADGGRFAVLNTSENPFYSFDGVDRFPQLEWVSNGIAYQIFPDRFKDGNESNDVLALDHDELLLNQVNPGKPVLSNWSDPITPLHCCHQYFGGDIKGITEELDYLKSLGVTIIYLNPITLSGSAHGYDTYDYYRLDPKFGTEEDLREFLDEAHKRGIRVIFDFVPNHCGIGNPAFLDVWKNGKQSPYWDWFFIKRWPFKLGDGKAYLGWWGFGSLPKLNTTNPEVREYLIGAALHWLDFGFDGIRVDVPNEVLDPATFFSELRERVKEKHPDAYLVGEIWTLSPEWVKGDRFDSLMNYALGRDILLNYARGYLSGEAAMRMMGRYYASYGENVVAMGFNLVDSHDTSRVLTDLGGGSLGDTPSSESIERLKLLSTLLYTLPGTPVTFQGDERGLLGDKNNYDEQRYPIQWDQVNGDVLNHYRALAELRRNTPALRSSVIRFYTAEGGMMAFFRGHDDEVLVVSNSWSKVVELQLPPGDWRVLWPSSERGKVLSGTIKVPPISVLVLERG, encoded by the coding sequence ATGAGAAAGACCGGCTTGCTGATTGTTCTCCTGCTCCTGATTTCAATAGCCAGCGGCTGCATCTCCCAGAGCCAGCAGGCACCAGCGGACACGACCCCACAACCACCGTCCCCAACGACCACATCACCAGCGCTCACCCCGACGTCTACATATTCAGAGCCCGAGGTGGCGGAACTCAAACTGCCGGCCGGCAACTACACGGCGATTTACACGGGAACCGGCAAGAGCTGCCCGTCCGGGAGGACTCCCGTTACCTTCACCTATAACCCCGGAAAGGGGACTGTAACCTCCGTCAGCCTGCGCGGGAGCTTCAACGACTGGGCCGAGTGGCCCATGAAGGAAGAGAACGGGACCTGGAGCACGACGGTCTGTCTCAGGCCCGGGAGATACGAGTACAAGTACTTCATCGACGGCCAGTGGGTCAAGGACATGTCTGACGACGGCACCGGAAGGCCCTACGACCCCGAGGCTGACGGTTACGCTCCGGACGGCTACGGCGGAAAGAACGCGGTCAGGGTCGTTGAGGGAGATGTGGGATTTTATGTAGAGTTTAATCCTGGAGACCCGGCTTATCTAAGCGTCGCAGACAACAGGACTGTGGTGAGGTTTGAGGCGAAGCGGGACACCGTGGGCTCGGCCGTCCTTGTGACCGACAGAGGGAACTACACGATGAAGCTCCAGGTCTGGTGGGACTCCGGCGAGATGTGGCGCGCCGAGGTGCCGTTCGTTGAACCTATGCGCTACTACCTCGTTGTAAACTCGGCCGACGGAGGGAGGTTCGCCGTCCTTAACACGAGCGAGAACCCGTTCTACAGCTTCGATGGTGTTGACCGCTTCCCCCAGCTGGAGTGGGTGAGCAACGGCATAGCCTACCAGATATTCCCGGACAGGTTCAAGGACGGGAACGAAAGCAACGATGTCCTCGCCCTTGACCACGACGAGCTGCTCCTCAACCAGGTCAATCCAGGAAAGCCGGTACTCTCCAACTGGAGCGACCCGATAACACCCCTCCACTGCTGCCACCAGTACTTCGGCGGGGACATAAAGGGGATAACCGAGGAGCTCGACTACCTGAAGAGCCTCGGTGTCACGATAATCTACCTCAACCCGATCACCCTCTCCGGGAGCGCCCATGGCTATGACACCTACGACTACTACAGGCTCGACCCAAAGTTTGGAACCGAGGAGGACCTTAGAGAGTTCCTCGATGAAGCTCACAAGCGGGGAATACGGGTGATCTTCGACTTCGTGCCCAACCACTGCGGGATCGGCAACCCAGCGTTCCTCGACGTCTGGAAGAACGGAAAGCAGAGCCCCTACTGGGACTGGTTCTTCATCAAGCGGTGGCCGTTCAAGCTGGGCGACGGAAAAGCTTACCTCGGCTGGTGGGGCTTCGGGAGCCTGCCAAAGCTCAACACGACGAACCCCGAGGTCAGGGAGTACCTCATTGGTGCCGCTCTTCACTGGCTTGACTTCGGCTTCGACGGGATAAGGGTCGACGTCCCCAACGAGGTTCTTGACCCGGCAACCTTCTTTTCCGAGCTGAGGGAAAGGGTGAAAGAGAAGCATCCCGACGCATACCTCGTCGGGGAGATTTGGACTCTCTCGCCCGAGTGGGTTAAAGGAGACCGCTTCGACTCGCTTATGAACTACGCCCTCGGTAGGGACATCCTCCTGAACTACGCGAGGGGCTACCTGAGCGGTGAGGCCGCGATGAGGATGATGGGCAGGTACTACGCGAGCTACGGCGAGAACGTAGTTGCAATGGGCTTCAATCTCGTTGACTCCCACGACACGTCGAGAGTCCTCACCGACCTCGGCGGCGGTTCACTCGGAGACACCCCAAGCAGCGAGTCCATAGAGAGGCTCAAACTTCTCTCAACGCTCCTCTACACTCTTCCCGGAACGCCGGTGACGTTCCAGGGAGACGAAAGGGGCCTGCTGGGCGACAAGAACAATTACGACGAACAGCGCTACCCGATACAGTGGGATCAGGTAAACGGGGACGTGCTGAACCACTACCGGGCGCTGGCAGAACTGAGGAGGAACACCCCCGCGCTGAGGAGCAGCGTCATAAGGTTCTATACGGCCGAGGGGGGCATGATGGCGTTCTTCAGGGGGCATGACGACGAGGTTCTAGTCGTCTCCAACAGCTGGAGTAAGGTTGTCGAGCTCCAGCTTCCGCCGGGAGATTGGAGGGTTCTCTGGCCTTCAAGCGAGCGGGGCAAGGTGCTTTCCGGCACCATTAAAGTGCCCCCAATAAGTGTCCTCGTCCTGGAAAGGGGCTGA